ATCTCAACTGTTTCTAAGAGAATGGTATCTCAATTGCAGTATGGCCGCATAGTTGATATTGAATTGAAGGTTCCACCTCGCCCTCCATGCTATTGCTTTGTTGAGGTGCGTTTCTTTGTTTTAAATTACATTGTCTTAACCAAAATTTTCAAGATAATAGTTAACCAAACACTCTATGTTGAGTGTTTGTAGTTTGAGCATGCTCGGGATGCGGAAGACGCCGTCGATGGCCGTGATGGCTACAACTTTGACGGGTGTCGCTTGAGGGTAATAAAGACATTCATTGCCTTGccttttgatgttttttttttttaatttgttatcgTTGTGTCTAATCATTATGAATGCAGGTTGAGCTTGCCCATGGTGGTCGAGGGCAGTCTTCAGGTGATCGTCGTGGTGGATACCGTGGTGGGGGTGgctatggtggtggtggtggatctGCCCGCTTTGGCGTCTCACGACACTCTGAGTTCCGAGGTTTGTGTAATTAGAAAATTGGTATTTGTAAAATTTGGTTTGAGTCTTCACATGTTTCTGATGGTTTGTATGTATTCTTGGACGGCTTTATGCAGTTATTGTGCGTGGGCTTCCATCATCTGCTTCATGGCAAGATTTGAAGGTGTGATGACTACTAACTACTTCAGGTTTTCTTTTTtgcttctttaaaaaaaaaaaaaattaaaaaccgtCATTTCAGGATCATATGCGGAAAGCTGGTGATGTGTGCTTTGCTGAGGTCACTCGTGACAGTGATGGTGCGTTATATGTTCTTACCTTACCTTTTATTCCAGCCTCGAGCCGCGTTTGGGATATTGTGGTTATGTCTTTTTCCTTACACATGACTTTATCTTAATTATGGCCAGGAACGTATGGTCTTGTTGATTACACCAATTATGATGACATGAAGTATGCTGTAAGTTTCCCCTCTCTTTCTGTATATCAAAGCTATGAATTTGTTTAGTTACCGATGCTAAAGGTTTGTGATTGTTGTTCAGATAAGG
This genomic interval from Brassica napus cultivar Da-Ae chromosome A6, Da-Ae, whole genome shotgun sequence contains the following:
- the LOC106347782 gene encoding serine/arginine-rich splicing factor SR34A; this encodes MSGRFSRSIYVGNLPGDIRESEIEDLFYKYGRIVDIELKVPPRPPCYCFVEFEHARDAEDAVDGRDGYNFDGCRLRVELAHGGRGQSSGDRRGGYRGGGGYGGGGGSARFGVSRHSEFRVIVRGLPSSASWQDLKDHMRKAGDVCFAEVTRDSDGTYGLVDYTNYDDMKYAIRKLDDTEFRNPWARGYIRVKKYESSQSRSPSRSRSRSRSRGRGRSPSRSISRSRSPRKDLSKSPRRSLSRSISKSRSPSPDRKKSPPRAMSKSRSRSRSRSLSKSPAKVREGSG